The Kosakonia sacchari SP1 genome includes a window with the following:
- a CDS encoding alpha/beta hydrolase, which yields MSRSLLIAMSLVASSVSTAWAADAPTPTAGVAKFLSALNSSGGKPIEQLSPQDARQVLIGAQQGAKLPPADVSEKTITVNGQPLKLTIVKPQGATGTLPVFMFFHGGGWVLGDYPTHERLVRDLVNESGAAAVFVNYTPSPEAHFPVAINQAYEATRWVAEHGKEIGVDGSRLALAGNSVGGNMVAAVALQAKEHHTPAIRYQVMFWPVTDARFETGSYNQFSNGYFLSKNMMKWFWDNYTTKESDRRNILASPLEASSAQLKGLPPTLIQTAELDVLRDEGEAFGRKLDAAGVPVTVTRYNGMIHDYGLLNALSEEPTVRTALSQAAHELRTHLQ from the coding sequence ATGTCACGTTCATTACTGATTGCCATGAGTTTAGTTGCCTCCAGCGTTTCCACCGCCTGGGCCGCCGATGCGCCAACACCGACAGCGGGTGTGGCAAAATTTCTCTCCGCGCTGAACAGCAGCGGCGGTAAACCGATTGAACAACTTTCCCCGCAAGATGCCCGCCAGGTGCTGATTGGCGCACAACAGGGCGCGAAACTGCCACCAGCCGATGTCTCGGAAAAAACCATCACCGTTAACGGCCAGCCGCTGAAACTGACCATCGTTAAACCACAAGGCGCAACCGGAACATTGCCAGTGTTTATGTTCTTCCACGGCGGTGGCTGGGTGCTGGGCGACTATCCAACACATGAACGTTTGGTTCGCGATCTGGTGAATGAGTCCGGCGCGGCAGCGGTGTTTGTCAACTACACGCCATCGCCGGAAGCGCACTTCCCGGTAGCGATTAATCAGGCGTATGAAGCGACCCGCTGGGTTGCCGAGCACGGCAAAGAGATTGGGGTTGATGGTTCACGCCTGGCGCTGGCCGGTAACAGCGTGGGCGGCAATATGGTCGCCGCCGTCGCCTTGCAGGCCAAAGAACACCATACACCAGCGATTCGTTACCAGGTGATGTTCTGGCCGGTTACTGACGCGCGCTTTGAAACCGGCTCCTATAACCAGTTTTCCAACGGCTATTTCCTCAGTAAAAACATGATGAAATGGTTCTGGGACAACTACACCACCAAAGAGAGCGATCGCCGTAACATCCTCGCATCCCCGCTGGAAGCCAGCAGCGCGCAGTTGAAGGGCCTGCCGCCGACGCTGATTCAGACCGCCGAACTGGACGTGCTGCGTGATGAAGGTGAAGCGTTTGGTCGTAAGCTGGATGCCGCAGGCGTGCCAGTGACGGTCACCCGCTATAACGGCATGATCCACGACTACGGTCTGCTGAACGCCCTCAGTGAAGAGCCAACCGTGCGCACCGCCTTATCGCAAGCCGCACACGAACTGCGCACCCACCTGCAATAA
- a CDS encoding LysR substrate-binding domain-containing protein yields the protein MRTRRLPPLSAIRAFDAVARYASFKAAAEEIGVTPTAISHQIRVLEASLNQRLFNRSARGVTLTAAGEILFRASGNMFATLREAVDTIDSASQPGALTLSTTSNFLTNWLVPRLPSLHQRHPELELRLHSSTDLVDVRGAMADCAIRYSMQADETLDNTLLYRDRFVLVASPQLALKRPQDLVGLTLFHIENRHVPTPEPDWQHWQAAFGPAGLPVQSGIRFDDETHAIQAAIAGQGVLLASELLIQNALAQKLLRIALPGKLPGGNYYFVTSREKAQRQDVQRFKQWVQGEFETVAK from the coding sequence ATGCGCACGCGCCGTTTACCACCGCTTTCCGCTATTCGCGCTTTTGATGCCGTTGCTCGCTATGCCAGTTTTAAAGCGGCGGCGGAAGAGATTGGCGTGACGCCAACGGCAATCAGTCATCAGATCCGTGTGCTGGAAGCGTCTTTGAACCAACGCTTGTTTAACCGTTCGGCGCGCGGCGTCACGTTAACGGCTGCCGGAGAGATCCTGTTTCGCGCATCGGGGAATATGTTTGCCACGCTGCGCGAAGCGGTTGATACCATCGACAGTGCCAGTCAGCCGGGGGCGTTGACGCTAAGCACCACCTCCAACTTCCTGACCAACTGGCTGGTGCCGCGCCTTCCTTCGCTGCATCAACGCCATCCTGAACTGGAGCTGCGTTTGCACAGCAGCACCGATCTGGTGGATGTGCGCGGTGCAATGGCAGATTGCGCGATCCGTTACAGCATGCAGGCCGATGAGACGCTGGATAACACGTTGCTGTATCGCGATCGCTTTGTGCTGGTCGCCAGCCCGCAATTGGCGCTGAAGCGCCCGCAAGATCTGGTGGGCTTAACGCTGTTTCATATCGAAAACCGCCATGTCCCGACGCCGGAACCGGACTGGCAGCACTGGCAAGCGGCGTTTGGCCCGGCAGGTTTACCGGTGCAATCCGGCATTCGTTTTGACGATGAGACGCACGCGATTCAGGCGGCGATCGCCGGGCAGGGCGTGCTGCTCGCCAGCGAGTTATTGATCCAGAATGCGCTGGCACAGAAGCTGCTGCGCATCGCGTTGCCCGGCAAATTACCCGGCGGGAATTATTATTTTGTGACCAGCCGCGAGAAAGCGCAGCGGCAAGATGTGCAGCGGTTTAAACAGTGGGTGCAGGGAGAGTTTGAGACAGTAGCGAAGTAA
- a CDS encoding putative T6SS immunity periplasmic lipoprotein, with translation MKKRIFFILLFPCTFILAGCPGQGDRLQPDEITTVKKTGNNICFLVPDAAEYQPTIMTIGLRDKPAEKMWRGDNPALKVQNGQLCIPPALYTFPENGQYVVRYVLKSSQQNKPVRSVVAAIEVTKTGVRNLPLQSNEGVRYYQ, from the coding sequence ATGAAAAAAAGGATCTTTTTTATACTCCTGTTTCCTTGTACGTTTATATTGGCAGGCTGTCCCGGGCAAGGGGATAGGCTGCAACCCGATGAAATAACAACAGTAAAAAAAACAGGAAATAATATTTGTTTTCTGGTCCCTGATGCAGCGGAGTATCAACCTACCATAATGACAATTGGTCTACGTGATAAGCCAGCAGAAAAAATGTGGCGAGGTGATAACCCAGCCTTAAAAGTACAAAATGGCCAGCTATGTATTCCCCCAGCACTTTATACTTTTCCTGAAAACGGCCAGTATGTTGTCCGTTATGTCCTCAAATCCAGCCAGCAAAATAAACCTGTCAGAAGTGTCGTTGCCGCCATTGAAGTAACGAAAACCGGCGTTCGTAACCTTCCCCTCCAAAGCAATGAAGGCGTGAGATATTATCAATAA
- a CDS encoding flavodoxin family protein: protein MSTVVIYYSGYGHTKAVAEKVAEGANAQLIVIDNNGDIQESDWQLLNDAKAIIFGAPTYMGGVPWQFKKFADASSKAWFTRAWQDKVFAGFSNSASLNGDKQVSLQYLQTLASQHGGIWVSLGLLPANTLAATRQDINNLGGSVGLLVQSPSDAGADQIASGDLDTAVKFGQRVADIARRFN from the coding sequence ATGTCTACTGTTGTGATCTATTATTCCGGCTACGGCCACACCAAAGCAGTGGCGGAGAAAGTGGCCGAAGGCGCCAACGCACAGCTTATCGTCATTGATAATAACGGCGATATTCAGGAGAGCGACTGGCAATTGCTGAATGACGCAAAAGCGATCATTTTCGGCGCACCAACCTATATGGGCGGCGTACCGTGGCAGTTTAAAAAATTCGCCGACGCCAGCTCAAAAGCCTGGTTCACCCGCGCCTGGCAGGACAAAGTTTTCGCCGGTTTTAGCAACAGCGCCAGCCTGAACGGTGACAAACAGGTATCGCTGCAATACCTGCAAACACTGGCCTCACAGCACGGCGGCATCTGGGTAAGCCTCGGTCTGCTGCCCGCGAATACGCTGGCTGCAACGCGCCAGGACATCAACAACCTCGGCGGCTCCGTTGGTCTGCTAGTGCAGTCTCCATCCGACGCGGGCGCAGACCAGATCGCCTCCGGCGATCTGGATACCGCAGTGAAATTCGGTCAACGCGTCGCGGATATCGCGCGCCGGTTTAACTGA
- a CDS encoding DoxX family protein, which yields MITRLNNAFLSLTTHPEFGKLLLRLTFGVLMLFHGVAKVQHGIGWISGMLVAQGLPGFIAYGVFIGEIITPVLIIIGLFTRQAAFIYAFNILVATLLVGMGKFFTLTNVGAWGLESEALYFLGGLSIMFLGAGKYTLFAGKEK from the coding sequence ATGATTACCCGGCTGAACAATGCGTTTCTCAGTCTCACCACGCACCCGGAATTTGGCAAGCTGCTGTTGCGTCTGACATTTGGTGTGTTGATGCTGTTCCACGGCGTGGCCAAAGTGCAACATGGCATCGGCTGGATTTCCGGCATGCTGGTGGCGCAGGGCTTGCCGGGCTTTATTGCCTACGGCGTATTTATTGGCGAAATCATTACGCCAGTGCTGATTATTATTGGTCTGTTTACTCGCCAGGCGGCGTTTATTTACGCCTTCAATATTCTGGTCGCCACGTTACTGGTCGGCATGGGGAAATTCTTTACCCTGACTAATGTTGGCGCATGGGGTCTGGAAAGCGAGGCGCTCTATTTCCTGGGCGGTTTAAGTATTATGTTTTTGGGCGCGGGGAAATACACCCTGTTTGCTGGCAAAGAAAAATGA
- a CDS encoding phospholipase D-like domain-containing protein, whose amino-acid sequence MKLISEFKAQLATLGEIKRVWLTSFNINIGFIETHLLPAVLGMEEPPKNRSEFERLQFDLTRKKIDFRVYCDKRLITQEQHKRTSIAILPVSVRQIAPHLDAQNSLFHPKVIYLEDVHGNMILGAGSANLTLSGWGRNQEAVDFRRVSTNKQYQQIKSFFTQVDPNIVVDDAFPVRRKFSHDDPDWDFIHSLSGKTLLKALANGDTIKKLSVWSPYLAADLAGFIGSLSHAFGNPALSVDLVPDLAHGRFLRTPGGEEVEALRQSGQLRLCKNPLERDERSELTHAKVWLATGKTSATLAIGSWNFTAPGCSSISTDEAHRNIEAGIVHRVSPKTKIVGAVLDEKAFAYASVELLEAEGLHVPDQLPFDLQVQFDWRSGKYAVSGEWFDGKPIAQYALCLPGIAQVIPLGWRGKSLIALRDLVAEQPDEVLTQHFYTVIRPGEADWQGIIHEVGQAFRRVNGFDSLHDLLNSYISDVDPQDNDAVQLRESLRDGDSAEDAPLEEKPLAQTSATSYFRLFYALEKRREQLETLNDDASLHYWLFTCPGCLLELVEKVRENLAAQPGTLFGWFMANEVQSLCQLAKKRYRKKSLAAHWWLKLVIDIPPLPVKGKQRQQYLDAIKQRCGYEA is encoded by the coding sequence GTGAAACTCATCAGCGAATTTAAAGCGCAACTGGCCACGCTTGGCGAGATAAAACGGGTCTGGCTGACCAGTTTTAATATCAATATTGGTTTTATCGAAACGCACCTGCTGCCTGCGGTGCTGGGAATGGAAGAGCCACCGAAAAACCGCAGCGAGTTTGAACGTCTGCAATTTGACCTCACCCGCAAAAAGATCGATTTCCGCGTCTATTGCGATAAGCGTTTGATAACCCAGGAGCAGCACAAGCGCACATCGATCGCCATTCTGCCGGTTTCCGTGCGGCAAATTGCCCCACATCTGGATGCCCAAAACAGCCTTTTTCACCCCAAAGTGATTTATCTCGAAGATGTGCACGGCAACATGATCCTCGGCGCGGGCAGCGCGAACCTGACGCTCAGCGGCTGGGGGCGCAACCAGGAAGCAGTGGATTTTCGCCGCGTCAGCACCAACAAGCAGTATCAGCAGATCAAATCCTTTTTTACGCAGGTCGACCCGAATATTGTTGTCGACGACGCATTTCCGGTGCGGCGGAAATTTTCCCATGATGATCCTGACTGGGATTTTATTCATTCCCTTTCCGGTAAAACGCTGCTGAAAGCGCTGGCGAACGGCGACACCATCAAAAAGCTCTCCGTCTGGTCACCTTACCTGGCCGCAGATTTAGCAGGTTTTATCGGCTCTTTATCCCATGCTTTTGGTAACCCGGCGCTGAGCGTCGATCTGGTGCCTGACCTGGCGCACGGGCGATTTTTGCGCACGCCAGGCGGGGAGGAAGTGGAAGCCTTGCGCCAATCCGGTCAGTTACGCCTGTGTAAAAACCCACTGGAGCGTGACGAGCGCTCAGAACTCACCCACGCCAAAGTCTGGCTGGCGACGGGGAAAACCTCAGCAACGCTGGCGATCGGCTCGTGGAATTTCACCGCGCCGGGCTGTAGCAGCATCAGCACAGACGAGGCGCACCGGAACATCGAGGCGGGCATTGTGCATCGCGTTTCGCCGAAAACAAAAATCGTCGGCGCGGTGCTGGATGAAAAGGCTTTCGCTTACGCCAGCGTCGAGTTGCTGGAAGCCGAGGGTTTGCACGTTCCCGATCAGCTACCCTTTGATTTGCAGGTGCAATTTGACTGGCGCTCGGGCAAATACGCCGTATCCGGCGAATGGTTTGACGGCAAACCCATCGCGCAGTATGCGCTTTGCTTGCCGGGTATCGCGCAGGTGATTCCGCTGGGATGGCGCGGTAAGTCATTGATTGCACTGCGCGATCTCGTGGCCGAACAGCCGGATGAGGTGTTAACCCAGCACTTTTACACCGTCATCCGTCCCGGCGAGGCGGACTGGCAAGGGATTATTCACGAAGTGGGGCAGGCGTTTCGCCGGGTGAACGGGTTTGACTCGCTGCACGATCTTCTGAACAGCTATATCAGTGATGTCGATCCGCAGGACAACGACGCGGTGCAACTGCGGGAATCGCTGCGCGATGGCGATTCGGCAGAAGATGCGCCGCTGGAGGAAAAGCCGCTGGCACAGACCAGCGCCACCAGCTATTTCCGCCTTTTCTACGCGCTGGAAAAACGCCGCGAACAACTCGAAACCCTGAACGATGATGCCTCGCTGCACTACTGGTTGTTCACGTGCCCTGGCTGTTTGCTCGAGCTGGTGGAGAAAGTGCGCGAAAACCTCGCCGCGCAACCGGGAACGCTGTTTGGCTGGTTTATGGCCAACGAGGTGCAAAGCCTCTGTCAGCTGGCGAAAAAACGCTACCGCAAAAAGAGCCTCGCCGCCCACTGGTGGCTGAAGCTAGTCATCGACATTCCGCCATTACCGGTAAAGGGAAAACAGCGCCAGCAGTACCTCGATGCGATAAAGCAAAGGTGTGGATATGAAGCCTGA
- a CDS encoding winged helix-turn-helix transcriptional regulator, with amino-acid sequence MIKPSIPYDIYDNRCPTRDMLARLADKWALLVLARLENGPMRFNGLKRDIRMITQKVLTQTLRKLERDGIIARQVFYTVPVSVEYSLTPLGRTLTETVSVLAHWVEHNMDAVLAAQVAYDEANPAKIKEPTA; translated from the coding sequence ATGATTAAGCCGTCCATTCCTTACGATATCTACGATAACCGCTGCCCGACGCGCGATATGCTGGCACGTCTGGCGGATAAATGGGCGCTGCTGGTGCTGGCGCGGCTGGAAAATGGCCCGATGCGTTTTAACGGCCTGAAGCGGGATATCCGCATGATCACCCAAAAGGTGTTAACCCAGACGCTGCGCAAACTTGAGCGCGACGGCATTATCGCCCGCCAGGTGTTTTACACCGTACCGGTGTCGGTGGAGTACAGTCTGACGCCGCTGGGCCGCACGCTGACGGAAACGGTCTCCGTGCTGGCGCACTGGGTGGAGCACAATATGGATGCGGTGCTGGCTGCGCAGGTGGCGTATGACGAGGCGAACCCGGCCAAAATAAAAGAACCCACCGCGTAG